GAAAATCTCGTTCGTGGAGTACGACTCCGCGGGCGACGCCTACTTTGTAAACCCCAAAAACTGCGGCTGCGACGCCCGCGGAAAAACAATGGCAAACGCGTTCGCCGCGGTCGATAAATGCTCGCTTGCGGCGTTCGGCAAAAAGCCGCTCTACCTGCGCGAGGGCGCAAGCATTCCGCTGATTTCGCGCATCAAGCGCATCACGGGGCTTGATTCAATAATGTTCGGGCTTTTCACTGCGGAAGACAATCTGCACGCGCCGAACGAGGGCTTCCCGCTTGCGACAATCGAACGCGCCGTAAAATACTACGGCATGTTCTTCGAGGAAATCGCGGAATCGGCGAATGTTAAAAACGGATAGAACGGGGCAGAAAATGCTTACATGTAGGAAAGTATACTTCGACATTCCCTTCGCCCACAGGCAGCACATGCACGACGGGCACTGCTCGTTCGTGCACGGGCACAACTGGGACATAGCAATCACTTTCGCCTGCGACAAAACCGACGAAAACGGCTTTGTCGTGGACTTCGGCAAGCTGAAATTCATCAAGGGCTGGATTGACGAAAATCTCGACCACGCCTGCGTGTTTTCCAAGTCCGACCCTCTGTGGCGGACTCTGCGCGACGCCGCCCCCGAAGCGTGGAAAATCTGCCTTGTCGACGAATGCTCGTGCGAGGGGCTTGCAAAATATTTCTTCGAGGTGTTCGGCAAAATGGT
The Opitutia bacterium KCR 482 genome window above contains:
- a CDS encoding 6-carboxytetrahydropterin synthase gives rise to the protein MLKTDRTGQKMLTCRKVYFDIPFAHRQHMHDGHCSFVHGHNWDIAITFACDKTDENGFVVDFGKLKFIKGWIDENLDHACVFSKSDPLWRTLRDAAPEAWKICLVDECSCEGLAKYFFEVFGKMVSEATSGRARVAAVEVSEDKKNTAKYTPDSL